A window of Microcystis aeruginosa FD4 contains these coding sequences:
- a CDS encoding transaldolase, which yields MAKTLLEQLRQFTVVVADTGDIQAIEAFTPQDTTTNPSLITAAAQMPQYQPIVDQTLQAARKELGEQATPEDVAKLAFDRLAIGFGLQILQIVPGRVSTEVDARLSYDTQATIHKARYLISQYEQAAISRERVLIKIASTWEGIKAAEVLEKEGIHCNLTLLFGFHQAIACAEAGVTLISPFVGRILDWYKKETGKDYVGAEDPGVQSVTQIYNYYKKFGYKTEVMGASFRNIGEICELAGCDLLTISPKLLEQLQETEADLPRKLDPALAATLDIVKIPMDQATFEKMHAEDAMASEKLTEGIQGFTKALELLEQLLIQRLTQLEGQSTLEHAAEDIFRVYDHDGDGFITREEWAGTDAVFDAIDINHDGKISPDEIAVGLGAAFRLVEA from the coding sequence ATGGCTAAAACCCTACTAGAACAATTACGCCAATTTACAGTGGTTGTTGCCGATACCGGCGATATCCAAGCGATCGAAGCTTTTACCCCCCAAGACACCACCACTAACCCCTCCCTGATTACGGCTGCAGCCCAAATGCCCCAATATCAGCCGATTGTCGATCAAACCCTGCAAGCGGCCAGAAAAGAATTAGGGGAGCAGGCCACCCCAGAAGATGTGGCCAAATTAGCTTTTGATCGCCTAGCGATCGGTTTTGGCCTACAAATCCTGCAAATCGTCCCCGGCCGCGTCTCCACCGAAGTGGATGCCCGTCTTTCCTACGATACCCAAGCTACCATCCACAAGGCCCGTTATCTCATTTCCCAGTATGAACAAGCAGCTATCTCTAGAGAAAGAGTCTTAATTAAAATTGCCTCAACTTGGGAAGGCATTAAAGCCGCAGAAGTCCTCGAAAAAGAGGGAATTCACTGTAATTTAACCCTATTATTCGGTTTCCATCAGGCGATCGCCTGTGCGGAAGCGGGAGTAACCTTAATTTCTCCCTTTGTCGGTCGGATTCTCGATTGGTATAAAAAAGAAACTGGTAAAGACTACGTTGGCGCTGAAGATCCTGGAGTCCAATCCGTTACCCAGATCTATAACTACTATAAAAAGTTTGGTTATAAAACCGAAGTTATGGGGGCAAGTTTCCGCAATATCGGTGAAATTTGCGAGTTAGCTGGTTGTGATCTTTTAACCATTTCTCCGAAACTTCTCGAACAATTGCAAGAGACAGAAGCCGATTTACCCCGGAAGCTCGATCCAGCATTGGCTGCAACCCTTGATATTGTCAAAATCCCCATGGATCAAGCCACTTTTGAGAAAATGCACGCCGAAGATGCCATGGCTTCCGAAAAACTAACGGAAGGTATTCAAGGTTTTACCAAAGCTTTAGAATTATTAGAACAATTGCTGATTCAACGTTTAACCCAGTTGGAAGGTCAGTCAACCCTAGAACACGCCGCCGAAGATATTTTCCGAGTCTATGATCATGATGGGGATGGTTTTATCACCCGGGAAGAATGGGCAGGAACCGACGCGGTATTCGATGCGATCGATATTAACCATGATGGGAAAATTTCTCCCGATGAGATCGCTGTCGGTTTAGGTGCGGCTTTTCGTTTAGTGGAAGCATAG